From Thermococcus sp., a single genomic window includes:
- a CDS encoding NADH-quinone oxidoreductase subunit I, with the protein MLKRINEPAGGEGKTPIGDIKKEGGLKADACIGCALCAQVCPHNAIFVIDNGKKVISFHPELCRECNYECNDICPTKAIQGHPDRLDLEFEYAHCQVCGRKLDYTVKTAEFLYHKLEKFYDHPEVVFM; encoded by the coding sequence ATGCTCAAGCGTATCAATGAACCAGCTGGAGGGGAGGGTAAGACCCCAATAGGAGACATAAAAAAGGAGGGGGGTCTCAAAGCCGACGCCTGCATAGGCTGCGCCCTCTGTGCCCAGGTGTGTCCACACAACGCGATATTCGTTATAGACAACGGTAAGAAGGTCATCTCCTTCCATCCTGAGCTCTGCAGGGAGTGTAACTACGAGTGCAACGACATATGCCCGACGAAGGCTATCCAAGGTCATCCTGACAGGCTCGACCTCGAGTTCGAGTACGCCCACTGCCAGGTCTGTGGTAGGAAGCTGGACTACACCGTTAAAACCGCGGAGTTCCTCTACCACAAGCTCGAAAAGTTCTACGATCATCCTGAGGTCGTCTTCATG
- a CDS encoding 4Fe-4S dicluster domain-containing protein, whose product MNCRHCDGAPCVEVCPTGALYHDEDGAVMITPEKCIGCKMCAIVCPFGIPEFEVLNGVMFKCDLCPDRRAEGKLPACVEACKTGALQFGTIDEVVSKVRKETAERIIRLKEGTYKEEYNGWDLFRSFQAEIIRINEGESK is encoded by the coding sequence ATGAACTGCCGGCACTGCGATGGCGCACCCTGTGTTGAGGTATGCCCCACCGGTGCGCTCTATCACGACGAAGACGGGGCGGTTATGATAACCCCTGAAAAGTGCATCGGCTGCAAGATGTGTGCCATCGTCTGTCCGTTTGGTATTCCCGAGTTCGAAGTCCTCAACGGTGTGATGTTCAAGTGCGACCTGTGTCCCGACAGAAGGGCCGAAGGAAAACTTCCAGCGTGCGTTGAGGCGTGCAAGACCGGGGCGCTCCAGTTCGGCACTATTGATGAGGTAGTCTCCAAAGTCAGAAAGGAAACGGCCGAGAGGATAATCAGGCTAAAAGAAGGCACGTATAAGGAGGAATACAACGGTTGGGACCTCTTTAGGTCTTTCCAGGCCGAAATTATTCGAATTAATGAGGGGGAGTCGAAATGA
- a CDS encoding 4Fe-4S binding protein — MPTDSKPTIFINPAKCIGCRQCEIACAVEHSQSKDLFSAIFEDPLPLPRIHILPMEPTTYP, encoded by the coding sequence ATGCCCACCGATTCAAAGCCTACTATTTTCATAAATCCAGCGAAGTGCATTGGCTGTCGGCAGTGTGAGATAGCGTGTGCAGTGGAACACTCCCAGAGCAAGGACCTCTTCTCGGCGATCTTTGAGGATCCGCTGCCCCTGCCGAGGATACACATTCTTCCCATGGAGCCTACAACGTACCCATGA
- a CDS encoding AAA family ATPase, whose amino-acid sequence MTKPINPEDEGRRRKLFEIADGLRERTKKQVPEEGFRVVITGKGGVGKTTMTALLARLLARSGYRVLAVDEDPQMNLAHALGVPKGIRAKIVPLNKNLDYIEEKTGARPGTNWGLYFSLTPDVRDVVDRFGVVGPDGVMLLIMGSVVQAAAGCLCPENALLDAVIKYTNLRKGEVILMDTQAGLEHFGRALARGFKQAVVLTEPTYNSVQVAVDAAKLARQLGVEYIHLVINKVKKNAQVKKVESILNKLGFNDFTTRTIIPYDEIVEEYDPEIEAILGNPESTTYQKAIELKEILLRYSG is encoded by the coding sequence ATGACGAAACCCATTAACCCGGAAGATGAGGGGAGAAGGAGGAAACTCTTTGAAATTGCCGATGGGCTCAGGGAACGAACCAAAAAACAGGTTCCGGAGGAGGGTTTTAGGGTTGTCATAACCGGTAAGGGGGGAGTTGGAAAAACAACGATGACAGCTCTTCTAGCGAGGCTTCTCGCAAGGAGTGGCTACCGTGTTCTGGCCGTTGATGAGGATCCCCAGATGAACCTTGCACACGCTCTCGGCGTTCCAAAGGGGATAAGGGCCAAAATAGTTCCACTCAACAAGAACCTTGACTACATAGAAGAGAAGACCGGTGCAAGACCAGGGACCAACTGGGGCCTGTACTTCTCGCTCACTCCAGATGTCAGGGACGTCGTTGACCGTTTCGGCGTAGTTGGCCCCGACGGTGTCATGCTCCTCATCATGGGCAGTGTCGTTCAGGCAGCAGCAGGTTGTCTCTGTCCTGAGAATGCCCTCCTCGATGCCGTTATTAAATACACCAACCTGAGGAAAGGCGAGGTAATTCTGATGGACACACAGGCAGGACTGGAGCATTTCGGAAGGGCTCTGGCGAGGGGGTTTAAACAGGCCGTGGTCCTAACCGAGCCAACCTATAACTCCGTTCAGGTGGCGGTTGATGCGGCCAAACTGGCGAGGCAGCTGGGGGTGGAGTACATTCACCTAGTAATCAATAAGGTGAAAAAGAACGCCCAAGTGAAGAAGGTTGAGAGCATCCTGAACAAGCTCGGCTTCAACGATTTCACAACGAGGACCATCATACCCTACGACGAGATTGTTGAGGAATACGACCCTGAAATTGAAGCAATCCTCGGGAATCCAGAGTCCACGACATATCAAAAGGCCATCGAGCTCAAGGAGATCCTCCTGAGGTACTCCGGGTAG
- the cas6 gene encoding CRISPR-associated endoribonuclease Cas6, whose translation MRFAIGLYPEEEPFKIPFNHQHKLQGLIYRRIQRADPELSITLHRPKVPKLFTFSLFMAEKRRTLKGKPYFIGSGAGFFYFSTPVPEIAEAFIGGLLQEPEVELWGERFIAEEVKALAEPEKLNGKKFITLSPVAVTTLKPQFGKLKHYDLSPSEREFYENLKENLMEKYTLLHGKKPPEDFELKVLNAKSKRLQVKPGIYQIAWHLVFKAYGDEELLRVGYQAGFGEKNSLGFGMVKVDGRRRKKV comes from the coding sequence TTGCGCTTTGCAATAGGACTATACCCCGAGGAGGAACCCTTCAAGATTCCCTTCAACCACCAGCACAAGCTCCAGGGCTTGATTTACAGGAGGATTCAGAGGGCGGATCCCGAACTCAGCATTACCCTCCACCGCCCGAAGGTTCCGAAGCTCTTCACGTTCTCACTCTTCATGGCGGAGAAGAGAAGGACGCTTAAGGGAAAGCCCTACTTCATCGGGAGCGGTGCCGGCTTCTTCTACTTCTCAACGCCCGTTCCGGAGATAGCGGAGGCGTTTATAGGCGGCCTTCTCCAAGAGCCGGAGGTGGAGCTCTGGGGCGAGAGGTTTATCGCTGAGGAGGTGAAAGCTTTAGCAGAGCCGGAAAAGCTAAACGGAAAAAAGTTCATCACACTCTCGCCGGTTGCCGTGACGACCTTAAAGCCCCAGTTCGGGAAGCTCAAGCACTACGATTTGAGCCCTAGTGAGAGGGAGTTTTACGAAAACCTGAAGGAGAACCTCATGGAGAAGTACACCCTCCTGCACGGCAAAAAGCCCCCGGAGGACTTTGAGCTCAAGGTGCTAAACGCCAAGTCAAAGCGCCTCCAGGTGAAGCCCGGGATTTACCAGATCGCCTGGCACCTCGTGTTTAAGGCCTACGGGGATGAGGAGCTTTTGAGGGTCGGCTATCAGGCCGGCTTCGGGGAGAAGAACTCCCTGGGATTCGGGATGGTGAAGGTTGATGGGAGGAGAAGAAAGAAGGTTTAA
- the cas3 gene encoding CRISPR-associated helicase Cas3' has protein sequence MGGEERRFKQVTGFTPYAFQKEAIEYLMDGYSLIVRAPTGAGKSEMVLVPFVFEINESLPSQLIYSLPNRTLVESLGNRAKHYASFKKLRVAVHHGKRVESRLFEEDIIITTIDQAAGAYLSVPLSMPKKWGNIFVGGVASSMLVFDEIHTLHPEKGLLTSIAMSLESSKLGFPFVMMSATLPESFMMKVKEMAEKKGGRVEIINVKNEKEIASRKARKVCLNTEPLRSKTSLTAKEVLRHLEDTTNMLVVVNTVRKAQDLYLGLKDKVDIPVLLLHSRFLEEDRQGRERAVLEIFGKKQKEGILIATQVIEVGMDISSSKLLTEVSPVDSLIQRAGRVARWGGKGEVVIYDVKNHAPYFKELVKSTIDALKGVELLDWQTEIELVEKVLSKPFEGYLDPYKFYERLGGLARAVYEGKKSYVEENVREAYSVDIAIYDEVSNLNPDDAWKLKRLRIDFRVLKGKFDQIMEAGGEIYRVEENFIIDEYESKYTLVPISNKDEIMPFEFYIITGISYSPRLGLLFDDSGDIKKFEFEEKDNATNVMGESRMKKESWVEHSRKTLEFLRTYMLPRYDYPIGAFAKYFGISKKELINWIELSVALHDLGKLNIYWQKKASWRSGEEPIAHGFDKKGKLPPHATVSAKALERYLGEYFEDRGLAKVFYLAIAHHHSPWSSKFQKFELIPNVADYILQVCPLKDIETSIIHSHPAGSLGFNYLNVAEENEYYRLYGLVSKLLRISDRLATGGESYESIFSS, from the coding sequence ATGGGAGGAGAAGAAAGAAGGTTTAAGCAAGTAACCGGCTTTACTCCATATGCTTTCCAAAAGGAAGCCATTGAGTACCTCATGGATGGCTATTCCTTAATTGTTAGAGCACCCACCGGAGCAGGAAAAAGTGAGATGGTATTGGTTCCATTTGTTTTTGAGATAAATGAAAGTCTACCCTCTCAACTTATCTATTCCCTGCCAAATCGAACTCTTGTTGAAAGCTTGGGCAATAGAGCTAAACACTATGCATCCTTTAAAAAGCTTAGAGTTGCTGTTCACCATGGAAAAAGAGTTGAAAGCAGGCTTTTTGAAGAGGACATAATTATTACGACAATTGACCAAGCGGCGGGAGCTTATTTAAGCGTGCCCTTAAGCATGCCAAAGAAATGGGGAAACATCTTCGTTGGTGGTGTAGCATCTTCAATGCTTGTGTTTGACGAAATCCATACCTTACACCCGGAGAAAGGGCTGTTGACGTCGATAGCAATGAGCCTTGAGAGTTCGAAACTGGGATTTCCATTTGTCATGATGTCTGCAACTCTTCCAGAGAGTTTTATGATGAAAGTTAAGGAGATGGCTGAGAAGAAAGGTGGAAGAGTAGAAATAATTAATGTAAAAAATGAAAAGGAAATTGCCTCAAGAAAGGCTCGTAAAGTGTGTCTAAATACTGAGCCTCTACGTTCTAAAACATCGTTAACTGCTAAGGAAGTTTTGAGGCATCTGGAGGACACAACAAACATGCTGGTAGTTGTTAATACCGTAAGAAAAGCCCAAGATCTTTATCTTGGCCTCAAGGACAAGGTGGACATCCCTGTGCTGTTGCTTCATTCGAGGTTTTTGGAGGAGGACAGACAGGGCAGAGAAAGAGCAGTATTGGAAATCTTTGGAAAGAAGCAAAAAGAGGGAATCTTGATTGCCACGCAGGTAATTGAAGTTGGGATGGATATATCTTCATCAAAGTTGTTAACGGAGGTATCTCCTGTTGATTCCCTCATTCAGAGAGCAGGTAGAGTAGCAAGGTGGGGAGGTAAAGGTGAGGTTGTAATCTATGATGTTAAAAATCATGCTCCTTATTTTAAAGAACTCGTTAAATCTACCATCGATGCTTTAAAGGGTGTTGAACTACTTGATTGGCAAACAGAGATAGAACTTGTTGAGAAAGTTCTCTCAAAACCATTTGAGGGCTATCTAGACCCGTACAAATTTTACGAGAGGCTAGGAGGCCTTGCAAGGGCAGTTTATGAAGGCAAAAAATCCTACGTTGAAGAGAACGTTAGGGAGGCGTATTCAGTTGATATTGCCATTTATGATGAGGTAAGTAATCTGAATCCTGACGACGCCTGGAAGCTCAAGCGCCTTAGGATTGATTTTAGAGTTCTTAAAGGCAAATTTGACCAAATCATGGAAGCGGGGGGAGAAATTTACAGAGTAGAAGAGAACTTTATCATCGATGAGTATGAAAGTAAATACACCCTTGTTCCTATCTCTAATAAGGATGAGATAATGCCATTTGAGTTCTATATCATAACGGGCATTAGCTATTCACCTAGGCTGGGACTGCTCTTTGATGATAGTGGTGACATCAAAAAGTTTGAGTTCGAGGAGAAAGACAATGCGACCAATGTAATGGGAGAGAGCAGAATGAAAAAGGAAAGCTGGGTAGAACACTCAAGAAAAACCCTTGAGTTCTTAAGAACATATATGCTTCCACGCTACGACTATCCAATTGGAGCATTTGCCAAGTATTTTGGCATTTCTAAGAAAGAGCTAATTAACTGGATAGAGCTGAGTGTCGCTTTGCACGATCTTGGAAAGTTGAACATATACTGGCAGAAAAAAGCCAGCTGGAGATCCGGAGAAGAGCCAATAGCCCACGGATTTGATAAGAAAGGCAAGTTACCGCCACATGCAACGGTCTCGGCTAAGGCGCTTGAAAGATACTTAGGGGAATACTTTGAAGACCGGGGACTTGCTAAGGTGTTCTACCTTGCTATAGCCCATCACCACTCTCCTTGGTCTTCAAAGTTCCAGAAGTTCGAATTAATTCCCAATGTGGCGGATTACATTTTGCAAGTTTGTCCTCTAAAAGATATTGAAACCTCTATCATTCACAGTCATCCAGCCGGTTCTTTAGGATTCAACTATCTGAATGTTGCTGAGGAGAATGAATATTACCGGCTTTATGGGTTAGTTTCAAAGCTTCTCCGCATCTCTGATAGACTGGCTACAGGTGGTGAGTCGTATGAATCGATATTTAGTTCCTAA
- a CDS encoding DevR family CRISPR-associated autoregulator, producing MSEEKVKVFEIAILGRALWELHSLNNEGNVGNVVEPRSVKIIDPNTGKAVTTDGISGEMLKHIHAEMMWILDNKNNLCDACKIQHPERFNYVIKTNSRVKNSINRPGDAISQALNTCDICDIHGFMITEKVTVSRKSTVEFGWALGIPEVYRDIHLHARHSTQTQAIEEVLEPGQWNEHKCSVKGCDTDPNESRLLKINGKWYCEAHAPTAQMIYHRPTRTGEYAIVTVFQPWRICLNEAKQDVYSYECGDNKGGSSRRLERYKLALRAYQLMFLRPKGAMTTTRLPHTVNFKGVIVYSTEPIPVPVISPLKDKYKEEIKAIAQSFKNGDNEPIKVVEFNSLSEFVKKLNNLLNAEPYEMNFNPK from the coding sequence ATGAGTGAAGAAAAAGTAAAGGTTTTTGAGATAGCCATACTCGGTAGGGCCCTTTGGGAGCTCCACAGCCTCAATAACGAGGGGAACGTCGGAAACGTCGTTGAGCCAAGAAGCGTCAAGATAATAGACCCGAACACCGGAAAAGCAGTAACTACCGACGGTATCTCAGGGGAAATGCTTAAGCACATACACGCCGAGATGATGTGGATACTGGACAACAAGAATAATCTATGTGATGCCTGCAAAATACAACATCCAGAGAGGTTTAACTATGTCATAAAAACTAATTCAAGGGTGAAGAATAGCATTAATAGACCGGGGGATGCAATATCACAAGCCCTAAACACCTGTGATATATGTGATATCCACGGATTCATGATTACTGAAAAAGTCACTGTATCCAGAAAGTCTACCGTTGAATTTGGCTGGGCTTTGGGGATACCCGAAGTGTATCGGGACATACATCTCCACGCTAGACACTCTACACAGACACAAGCAATAGAAGAAGTACTGGAGCCAGGACAATGGAACGAGCACAAATGTTCAGTTAAAGGATGTGACACCGATCCAAATGAAAGTAGACTGCTCAAGATAAATGGGAAATGGTATTGTGAAGCTCATGCTCCTACTGCCCAGATGATATATCACAGGCCAACAAGAACTGGAGAATATGCAATAGTTACAGTATTCCAGCCATGGAGGATATGTCTTAATGAAGCAAAACAGGATGTATACAGTTATGAATGTGGGGATAACAAAGGGGGTAGTAGTAGGAGATTAGAAAGATACAAACTTGCCCTGAGGGCATACCAGCTCATGTTTTTAAGGCCAAAAGGAGCCATGACAACAACACGATTACCTCATACAGTTAATTTTAAGGGTGTGATAGTGTACTCTACAGAGCCTATTCCTGTGCCAGTGATTTCCCCACTTAAAGATAAATATAAGGAGGAAATTAAAGCCATAGCACAGAGTTTTAAAAATGGTGATAATGAACCGATCAAGGTCGTTGAATTTAACAGTCTTTCAGAGTTTGTTAAAAAACTCAACAATCTGCTGAACGCAGAACCCTATGAAATGAACTTCAATCCAAAATGA
- the cas5 gene encoding CRISPR-associated protein Cas5: protein MTKWLKLVIHFPSFYSYRIPEYSSQYALALPIIAPSTIKLAIISTAIRISGKVEEGKRIFNYIKDAKVGVKPPEKIVINSVFIKRLKKKDGISISAEGIGKIIKTNKDLIIKADSDVPVFKIGGKSPMGYYIPGKLEVNIKSQNIIVSNLIIWNKDVKIIKDGSEGFMSLKLTKNETEMLSKEEKERKKRELNELKKKLEDMHKEKLEAFLFLNKEKFKEQVLHSSEEFTIYILSRNSEKFTIIEPRGKREFIFQSASTLASGFQESFGVREYVHFSGDVEVYLGLPDDVPGEIKHYARHIRYFGTSDSLAYVKSAECVNEPPQGIVFPVVISEVPPDSYIYPVKDFSSKATFEQINPYSSKNLGRPYKTKYYALRLSKRPIDGSNWKVLFIS, encoded by the coding sequence GTGACCAAGTGGCTCAAACTGGTCATCCACTTTCCTTCTTTTTATTCATATAGGATACCAGAGTATTCCTCACAGTATGCACTAGCGTTACCTATAATTGCCCCCTCCACAATAAAGCTAGCAATAATCTCAACAGCAATAAGGATAAGCGGAAAAGTTGAAGAGGGTAAGCGAATTTTTAACTACATTAAAGATGCCAAGGTGGGGGTCAAACCTCCTGAAAAAATTGTAATTAACAGTGTTTTCATTAAAAGACTGAAGAAGAAAGATGGGATATCTATTAGTGCCGAAGGAATTGGAAAGATAATAAAAACAAATAAAGATTTGATTATTAAAGCAGATTCAGACGTCCCTGTGTTTAAAATTGGAGGAAAATCTCCAATGGGGTATTATATCCCAGGGAAATTAGAAGTCAACATTAAAAGCCAGAATATTATAGTTTCCAACTTAATCATATGGAATAAAGACGTGAAGATCATAAAAGATGGTTCTGAAGGGTTTATGTCACTAAAGCTAACAAAAAACGAAACAGAAATGTTATCAAAAGAAGAAAAGGAGCGCAAGAAAAGAGAACTTAATGAACTAAAGAAGAAACTTGAGGACATGCATAAAGAAAAGCTAGAAGCATTTCTCTTTCTTAATAAAGAGAAGTTCAAAGAGCAAGTACTGCACAGCTCAGAAGAATTTACCATCTATATCCTTTCTCGGAACTCCGAAAAGTTCACAATAATAGAGCCAAGAGGCAAAAGAGAGTTTATCTTTCAAAGTGCATCTACGTTAGCCTCAGGATTTCAAGAAAGCTTTGGTGTTAGGGAATATGTCCACTTCTCTGGAGACGTAGAGGTTTACCTGGGACTGCCAGATGACGTTCCGGGGGAAATAAAGCACTACGCAAGGCACATAAGATACTTCGGTACGAGTGATTCATTGGCATACGTGAAAAGCGCTGAATGCGTTAACGAGCCTCCCCAAGGAATAGTATTCCCAGTTGTGATCTCTGAGGTTCCACCAGACTCATACATCTACCCTGTGAAGGATTTTTCATCAAAGGCCACCTTTGAGCAGATCAACCCCTATTCCTCAAAAAATCTTGGAAGGCCATATAAGACTAAATACTACGCACTAAGACTCTCCAAAAGGCCAATAGATGGCAGCAATTGGAAGGTTCTTTTCATTTCTTAA
- the cas4 gene encoding CRISPR-associated protein Cas4: protein MPDEYPLTHLLITGTEINYLFICPTKLWYSAHGVTMEQESEWVDLGRFLHERRYGNEEKEVQIGSIKIDFVRRGGIIEVHEVKLGRSMERAHEMQALYYLYYLKRLGITAKAVLNYPKLRETKELTLDGREREVEDAIREVERIKSLPAPPEPVKAGKCRKCAYYELCWV, encoded by the coding sequence GTGCCCGATGAATACCCCCTCACCCACCTCCTCATCACCGGCACCGAGATAAACTACCTCTTCATCTGCCCCACAAAGTTATGGTACTCCGCCCACGGGGTCACCATGGAACAGGAGAGCGAATGGGTCGACCTCGGTCGGTTCCTCCACGAGCGGCGCTACGGCAACGAGGAGAAGGAAGTTCAAATCGGTTCGATAAAGATAGACTTCGTGAGGAGGGGCGGCATCATAGAGGTGCATGAGGTCAAGCTCGGCAGGAGCATGGAGAGGGCCCACGAGATGCAGGCCCTCTACTACCTTTACTACCTCAAAAGGCTCGGGATAACGGCGAAAGCGGTTCTCAACTACCCGAAGCTCAGGGAGACGAAGGAGCTAACGCTGGATGGGAGGGAGAGGGAGGTTGAAGACGCCATCCGGGAAGTGGAACGCATCAAATCACTCCCGGCTCCGCCGGAGCCCGTGAAAGCCGGAAAGTGCAGGAAGTGCGCATATTATGAGCTGTGCTGGGTGTGA
- the cas1b gene encoding type I-B CRISPR-associated endonuclease Cas1b → MRKRSITLLSDGTLFRKENTLYFENARGRKPLVIEGIYDIYVYGHVSISSQALHFLAQKGVAVHFFNHYGHYDGSFYPRESLHSGDLVIKQVEHYLDSEGRLTLAKLFVLGGARNMERNLKRWKVGEGFSELLGELLGELEDARRISEVMNVEARIRQEYYALWDEHLPEGFKIVKRTRRPPGNEMNALISFLNSRLYATIVSELYNTQLVPTVSYLHEPGKRRFSLALDLSEIFKPIIADRISNRLVKQGIIKKEHFRGDLKGVLLTEEGMKTVINTYNDEMRKSVRHPNLKKNVTKQRLIRLEAYKLIKHLVGVGEYEPLVAWF, encoded by the coding sequence ATGAGAAAGCGCTCCATAACCCTCCTTTCGGATGGAACGCTCTTCCGTAAAGAAAACACCCTCTACTTCGAGAACGCCCGGGGGAGGAAGCCCCTCGTGATAGAGGGCATATACGACATCTACGTCTACGGCCACGTTAGCATAAGCTCTCAGGCGCTCCATTTCCTCGCCCAGAAGGGCGTAGCGGTTCACTTCTTCAACCACTACGGCCACTACGATGGGAGCTTTTACCCGAGGGAGAGCCTCCATTCCGGGGATCTGGTGATAAAGCAGGTGGAGCACTATCTGGACTCTGAGGGGAGGCTCACCCTTGCGAAGCTCTTCGTCCTCGGAGGAGCGAGGAACATGGAGCGCAATCTAAAGCGCTGGAAGGTCGGGGAGGGCTTTTCCGAGCTCCTCGGTGAGCTGCTGGGCGAGCTGGAGGATGCGAGGAGGATAAGCGAGGTCATGAACGTCGAGGCGAGGATAAGGCAGGAATATTACGCCCTGTGGGATGAGCACCTCCCCGAAGGCTTTAAAATAGTGAAGCGCACGCGCAGACCGCCGGGGAACGAGATGAACGCGCTCATAAGCTTCCTCAACTCAAGGCTCTATGCCACCATCGTGAGCGAGCTCTACAACACCCAGCTCGTCCCGACAGTTAGCTACCTCCATGAGCCGGGCAAAAGGCGATTTTCTTTGGCGCTTGATTTAAGCGAGATATTCAAGCCAATCATAGCCGACAGGATATCGAACCGCCTGGTGAAGCAGGGCATAATTAAAAAAGAGCATTTCAGGGGAGATTTGAAGGGCGTCCTCCTCACGGAAGAGGGCATGAAAACGGTCATAAACACCTACAATGATGAGATGAGGAAGAGCGTGAGGCATCCTAACCTCAAAAAGAACGTCACCAAGCAGCGTCTGATAAGGCTTGAGGCCTACAAGCTCATCAAGCACCTTGTTGGGGTAGGAGAGTACGAGCCGCTGGTGGCATGGTTTTAG